The Metamycoplasma phocicerebrale genome includes a region encoding these proteins:
- a CDS encoding energy-coupling factor transporter ATPase: protein MIEIKKLSYKYPGASKLALDNINLSIDEGQYIAILGHNGSGKSTFSKLLAAIYKASSGKILIDGIEINSENLKEIRRKIGIVYQNPDNQFIGSTVEDDIAFGLENKNVPHEKMEGIIKNYATVVGMVDFLDREPQNLSGGQKQRVAIASTLALDPKIIIFDEITSMLDPKGRDDIYKIIHELHSKTQKTLISITHDMDEALLADKLIVFSGGKVIAEGKPIDILKNKNIIEIAKIDSPFIYKLSEMIKGVEPTYDGKELLEKLCKLK from the coding sequence ATGATTGAAATAAAAAAATTAAGTTATAAATATCCCGGAGCATCTAAATTAGCATTAGATAACATCAATTTATCAATTGATGAAGGACAATATATTGCAATTTTGGGACATAACGGTTCAGGTAAAAGTACATTTTCTAAATTATTGGCAGCTATTTATAAAGCAAGCAGTGGGAAGATTCTTATTGATGGAATAGAGATTAATTCTGAAAATTTAAAAGAAATAAGAAGAAAAATAGGAATAGTTTATCAAAATCCTGATAATCAATTTATAGGCTCTACTGTGGAAGATGATATAGCTTTCGGTTTAGAAAATAAAAATGTGCCTCATGAAAAAATGGAAGGAATAATAAAAAACTATGCCACTGTTGTGGGTATGGTAGATTTTTTGGATAGAGAACCTCAGAATTTATCAGGGGGTCAAAAGCAAAGAGTGGCCATAGCTTCCACTTTAGCTTTGGACCCTAAAATAATTATTTTTGATGAAATAACATCAATGTTAGATCCAAAGGGTAGAGATGACATTTATAAAATTATTCATGAATTGCATTCAAAAACTCAAAAAACTTTAATTTCAATTACTCATGATATGGACGAAGCTTTATTAGCAGATAAGTTAATAGTTTTTTCAGGGGGTAAGGTTATTGCCGAGGGTAAACCAATTGATATTTTGAAAAATAAAAATATTATTGAAATAGCTAAAATTGATTCTCCTTTTATTTATAAATTAAGTGAAATGATAAAGGGAGTTGAACCTACTTATGATGGCAAGGAATTATTGGAGAAATTATGCAAATTAAAATAA
- the holA gene encoding DNA polymerase III subunit delta, giving the protein MYLIKGDEQYFIDEKINEILTKVKIEFNEEIELIKFYDFFSLEEFSDALNNSGLFTTKKIIIVKNPYLFNNKAKFVKSLITEFIELIKAGSRDKNIILIFSQEIYKYDNNFIPSAAFVFVNKSSEIIEVKKILERDLFSYVSKMFKEKNASISNLALSQFLVSMPNNLSLIESEIDKLLLISKNVTEKMIEDNNFSMSNNIDFALTEAILKWQSEKNIVSKILEQLEYGADSNQIISQISSILINSKNIAILKNNNLTNEEISKIINIHPYRVKLHSEFLNKIGIKKLNNLIKKISKLDTLLKRGKIKEEIFIDLISMELIK; this is encoded by the coding sequence ATGTATTTAATTAAAGGTGATGAACAATATTTTATTGATGAAAAAATTAATGAAATATTAACAAAAGTAAAAATAGAATTTAATGAAGAAATAGAATTAATAAAATTCTATGATTTTTTTAGTTTAGAAGAATTTTCAGATGCTCTAAATAATTCAGGGTTATTTACAACTAAAAAAATTATTATTGTAAAAAATCCTTATCTTTTTAATAATAAAGCTAAATTTGTAAAAAGTTTAATTACGGAATTTATTGAATTAATAAAAGCAGGATCAAGAGACAAAAACATAATTTTAATATTTAGCCAAGAAATTTATAAATATGATAATAATTTTATCCCTTCGGCAGCATTCGTATTTGTTAATAAATCAAGTGAAATAATAGAGGTAAAAAAAATATTAGAGAGAGATTTATTTTCATATGTTTCGAAAATGTTTAAAGAAAAAAATGCAAGTATCTCTAATTTAGCACTAAGTCAATTTTTAGTATCTATGCCAAATAATTTAAGTTTAATTGAATCGGAAATTGATAAATTGCTCTTAATAAGCAAGAATGTGACTGAAAAAATGATTGAAGATAATAATTTTTCTATGTCTAACAACATTGATTTTGCGTTAACCGAAGCCATTTTAAAGTGGCAATCTGAAAAAAATATTGTTTCTAAAATATTAGAACAATTAGAATATGGAGCCGATTCTAATCAAATAATTTCTCAAATATCTTCAATATTAATTAATTCAAAAAATATTGCAATTTTAAAAAATAATAATTTGACAAATGAAGAAATATCCAAAATAATTAATATTCACCCTTATCGTGTAAAATTACATTCTGAATTTTTAAATAAAATAGGTATTAAAAAATTGAATAATTTAATTAAAAAAATATCTAAATTAGATACATTATTGAAGCGCGGAAAAATAAAAGAAGAAATTTTTATTGATTTAATATCAATGGAATTAATAAAATAA
- a CDS encoding MHJ_0274 family protein, which produces MQTFIYVLLSIILVFIIAYLIWKFTKPKFLKKKQAKIEAKKMKETLSLYYEFILTYNLIINYTEKQLKKFEDKATEYKMGQIKNGSKKLLNILISREDFAVSFYGDKRYEEFVNNAELITITQANLWNKKIPNVIEFFKEQFKHVPEGDRKEELQKLTQDSIERKFYEE; this is translated from the coding sequence ATGCAGACATTTATTTACGTCTTGCTTTCAATTATATTGGTATTTATTATTGCTTATTTAATTTGAAAATTCACTAAGCCCAAATTTTTAAAGAAAAAGCAAGCTAAGATTGAAGCAAAAAAGATGAAAGAAACCTTATCCTTATATTATGAGTTTATTCTTACTTATAATTTAATTATTAATTATACTGAAAAACAATTAAAAAAATTTGAGGATAAAGCAACAGAATATAAAATGGGTCAAATAAAAAACGGATCTAAAAAATTGTTGAATATTTTAATTTCAAGAGAAGATTTTGCAGTTTCGTTTTATGGTGATAAAAGATATGAGGAGTTTGTTAATAATGCAGAATTAATAACAATTACTCAAGCGAACTTATGAAATAAAAAAATTCCAAATGTAATAGAATTTTTTAAGGAACAATTCAAACATGTTCCAGAAGGCGATAGAAAAGAAGAATTGCAAAAATTAACACAAGATTCTATAGAAAGAAAGTTTTATGAAGAATAA
- a CDS encoding alpha-amylase family glycosyl hydrolase has translation MNSLTKRIVLYELKISTFFDSNNSGYGNFNGILKQLNYFKKLNVNVLAIDNVLNQYQNGYDLDLIKNRYGSIKDFVNLIKEFRINGINIAPIIDLVSIKQSYINWRNMMNLYNLEENKLSEKYLTKLDPFLVNKNIEKTSLSEIANFIRYFEQVLDFYLKLNISALVLDNFEFLINNNLKEEEKLQFLVDLYKIIKRKKPEILIILKSNNDNIWLFNKILHNEQVCLDYLYLNSISIINNKEEIKHNKEYGLNFKYVYKIFKDLSKSRKTIISLGSDQTGRLISKWGDEKGYYNESVKTLFSILYASNNSIGIYYGDEIGILRAKINRNFDFNNEDYNEEKRYYQSKNIDGDEYFNYQSYFNKWTSYTWMPWNDSYNSGSSKKSNSKIYNAFKYKDINVKNQIKNKDSALNYVYFLNKLIFNSDYSEFLNNACVNISYNKKGIFKITKKLNKRKMVFLINMSNKHRNIIPLNDYSILSTSYSNKFYSDLPKELSPFESLILFKEDKI, from the coding sequence ATGAATTCATTAACGAAAAGAATAGTTTTATATGAACTAAAAATTAGTACTTTTTTTGATAGTAATAATAGCGGCTATGGTAATTTTAATGGAATTTTAAAGCAATTAAATTACTTTAAAAAATTGAATGTAAATGTGTTGGCTATTGATAATGTTTTAAATCAATATCAAAATGGTTATGATCTTGATTTAATAAAAAATAGATATGGCTCAATAAAAGATTTTGTTAATTTAATAAAAGAATTTAGAATAAATGGAATAAATATAGCCCCTATTATTGATTTAGTATCAATTAAACAATCTTATATAAACTGGCGCAACATGATGAATTTATATAATTTGGAAGAAAATAAACTTTCAGAAAAATATTTAACTAAATTGGACCCTTTTTTAGTAAACAAAAATATAGAAAAAACTTCATTATCTGAAATTGCTAATTTTATTAGATATTTTGAGCAAGTTTTGGATTTTTATTTAAAATTAAATATTTCTGCTCTAGTATTAGACAATTTCGAATTTTTAATTAATAATAATTTAAAAGAAGAAGAAAAATTGCAATTTTTAGTTGACCTTTATAAGATAATAAAAAGAAAGAAACCTGAAATTCTAATTATTTTAAAATCTAATAATGACAATATTTGATTATTTAATAAAATTTTACACAATGAACAAGTTTGCCTAGATTACTTATACTTAAATTCAATATCAATCATTAATAATAAAGAAGAAATAAAACACAACAAAGAATATGGTTTGAACTTTAAATATGTTTACAAAATATTTAAAGATTTATCTAAATCTAGAAAAACCATAATTTCTTTAGGATCTGATCAAACAGGAAGACTAATTTCAAAATGAGGTGATGAAAAAGGCTATTATAATGAATCTGTTAAAACCTTGTTTAGCATTTTATATGCATCAAATAATTCTATAGGAATTTATTATGGGGATGAAATTGGAATTCTAAGGGCTAAAATAAATAGAAATTTTGATTTTAACAATGAAGACTACAATGAAGAAAAAAGATATTATCAATCTAAAAATATAGATGGAGATGAGTATTTTAATTATCAAAGTTATTTCAATAAATGAACTTCATATACATGAATGCCATGAAATGATAGTTATAATTCTGGATCTTCAAAAAAGTCTAATTCAAAAATTTATAATGCTTTTAAATATAAAGATATTAATGTTAAAAATCAAATTAAAAATAAAGATAGTGCTCTAAATTATGTTTATTTTCTAAATAAATTAATATTTAATTCAGATTATTCAGAATTTTTAAATAATGCTTGCGTTAATATTTCTTATAATAAAAAAGGTATTTTTAAAATAACAAAAAAATTAAATAAAAGAAAAATGGTATTTTTGATAAATATGTCAAACAAACATAGAAATATAATTCCTCTAAATGATTATTCAATTTTATCTACTTCGTATTCTAACAAATTTTATTCAGACTTGCCCAAAGAGCTTTCTCCATTTGAAAGCTTAATACTTTTTAAAGAAGATAAAATTTAA
- a CDS encoding YebC/PmpR family DNA-binding transcriptional regulator: MSGHSKWATTKNHKAAMDSKRAQMFQKFSKEIIVAATIGGPDPDSNPALKLAIAKAKAKSMPKANIEKAIAKVSGGSKEGANFQSYLYAGTAYGGINFVVNCLTDNFNRLSSNIKHYFNKFNGQLGKQGTVPYVFDQKGLIEFPTNTASEEEVMMTVLDAGAEDFKIEDDLYVVTTQPSDFQKVKQALDEKFSIENYSTAEVTYIPNSEVEIDAEKGEQLEKFVDLLEDDEDIQEVWHNASIIE; encoded by the coding sequence ATGTCAGGACACTCAAAATGAGCTACAACTAAAAATCATAAAGCTGCGATGGATTCAAAAAGAGCACAAATGTTTCAAAAATTTTCAAAGGAAATAATTGTTGCTGCTACAATTGGAGGCCCAGATCCAGATTCTAATCCAGCCCTTAAATTAGCAATTGCAAAAGCAAAAGCAAAATCAATGCCAAAAGCAAATATAGAAAAAGCTATTGCAAAAGTTTCGGGCGGATCAAAGGAAGGTGCTAATTTTCAAAGTTATTTATATGCAGGTACTGCATATGGTGGAATTAATTTTGTTGTAAATTGCTTAACAGATAACTTTAATAGATTGTCGTCAAACATTAAACATTATTTTAATAAATTTAATGGACAATTAGGCAAACAAGGCACAGTACCATATGTTTTTGACCAGAAAGGCTTAATAGAATTTCCTACAAATACAGCATCAGAAGAAGAAGTTATGATGACTGTATTAGATGCTGGAGCTGAAGATTTTAAAATAGAAGATGATTTATATGTAGTCACAACACAACCTTCTGATTTTCAAAAAGTTAAACAAGCTTTGGATGAAAAATTTTCTATTGAAAACTATTCAACAGCAGAAGTAACTTACATACCTAACTCAGAAGTAGAAATAGATGCAGAAAAAGGTGAACAACTTGAAAAATTTGTTGATTTATTAGAAGATGATGAAGATATTCAAGAAGTTTGACATAATGCTAGCATAATAGAATAA
- the ligA gene encoding NAD-dependent DNA ligase LigA, with protein sequence MDDNKIKIKLEIIKLQEKISNWDKYYYDLDKPLVSDAIYDTEFNKLKKLEKEHSYLFSAQELALSPTNKINAHANKIFKRVAHKVPMLSLNKAYTIDEIVKFIDNIKKITKNYSFFIEPKIDGLSIGIKYKNGKIFQALTRGNGQVGEDVTQNILQIESVPKVIDYKKDLEVRGEIYLSLKKFEEINNKLTLENKPLMANPRNAASGSLRQLNPEIVKERGLSSFLYYIVNPENHNIKTMYESFVFLKKLNFPVTKESKLIYSLDDIKKYIEEFKNIRKNLNYETDGIVIKLNELEYYDKLGFTAKFPHSAIAFKYEPDVASTILKDIFITIGRTGLVTYNASLEEVELSGTKVSYATLNNYQFIKDLGINKNDEVYVKKAGEIIPCVIGLSTKNNWEPFHFFELCPYCNSKLEFNETGLEQYCLNKDCPEVKIRKLIHFASKEGLDINTLGEKNIINFNKLGYINNVIDIFKLKNYKEDLEKLDGFGKVSIAKMLSSIEESKQKPLDRLIYALGIPLIGSKTAKFVASKLLKFENVLNFDFSTFEAYHEFGEKITLNLVAWFSSQENIDTINNLINLGLNPIYNNEIISDKLKDLSFVITGKLSKPRTYFEKLITNNGGQVISSISSNTKYLLAGDDAGSKLSKAKKLSINIINEDELNKMLN encoded by the coding sequence ATGGATGACAATAAAATTAAAATAAAATTAGAGATAATAAAGCTTCAAGAAAAAATAAGTAATTGAGATAAATATTATTATGATTTAGATAAACCTTTAGTATCTGATGCTATTTATGACACTGAATTTAATAAATTAAAGAAACTTGAAAAAGAGCATTCTTATCTTTTTAGCGCTCAAGAATTAGCTTTATCTCCAACAAATAAAATTAATGCTCACGCTAATAAAATTTTTAAAAGAGTAGCTCATAAAGTTCCTATGCTTTCTTTAAATAAGGCTTATACTATTGATGAAATAGTAAAGTTTATTGATAATATTAAAAAAATTACTAAAAATTATAGTTTTTTTATAGAACCTAAAATAGATGGTTTGTCAATAGGTATTAAATATAAGAATGGAAAAATTTTTCAAGCTTTAACTAGAGGCAATGGGCAAGTTGGGGAAGATGTAACTCAAAATATTTTGCAAATAGAAAGTGTTCCTAAAGTTATTGATTATAAAAAAGATTTAGAAGTTCGTGGAGAAATATATTTATCTTTGAAGAAATTTGAAGAAATTAATAATAAATTAACTTTAGAAAATAAACCTTTGATGGCAAACCCTAGAAATGCCGCTTCCGGTAGCTTAAGACAATTGAATCCAGAAATAGTTAAGGAAAGGGGTTTGTCTTCATTTCTATATTATATTGTCAACCCTGAAAACCACAACATAAAAACAATGTATGAATCTTTTGTTTTTTTAAAAAAATTAAATTTTCCAGTTACAAAAGAATCAAAACTAATATATTCTTTAGATGATATAAAAAAATATATAGAAGAATTTAAAAATATAAGAAAAAATTTAAATTATGAGACAGATGGTATAGTAATAAAATTAAATGAATTAGAATATTATGACAAATTGGGTTTTACTGCTAAATTTCCTCATTCTGCAATAGCTTTTAAATACGAACCGGATGTAGCTTCTACAATTTTAAAAGATATTTTTATAACGATAGGCAGAACAGGCTTAGTTACATATAATGCATCACTAGAAGAAGTTGAACTATCTGGAACAAAAGTTAGTTATGCCACCTTGAATAATTATCAATTTATAAAAGATTTGGGCATAAATAAAAATGATGAAGTTTATGTAAAAAAAGCTGGAGAAATTATTCCATGTGTTATAGGACTTTCTACTAAAAATAATTGAGAACCTTTTCATTTTTTTGAATTATGTCCTTATTGTAATTCTAAATTAGAATTTAATGAAACAGGATTAGAGCAATATTGTCTAAATAAGGATTGTCCTGAAGTCAAAATAAGAAAATTAATTCATTTTGCCTCTAAAGAAGGGTTAGATATTAATACCTTGGGCGAAAAAAATATAATTAATTTTAATAAATTAGGGTATATAAATAATGTAATAGATATTTTTAAACTAAAAAACTATAAAGAAGATTTAGAAAAATTAGATGGTTTTGGAAAAGTATCAATTGCTAAAATGCTTTCTTCAATTGAAGAATCTAAACAAAAACCTTTAGATAGATTAATTTATGCTTTAGGAATTCCATTAATAGGATCAAAAACAGCAAAATTTGTAGCTTCAAAATTATTAAAATTTGAAAACGTATTAAATTTTGATTTTAGTACATTTGAAGCATATCATGAATTTGGAGAAAAAATAACTTTAAATTTAGTAGCTTGATTTTCAAGCCAAGAAAACATAGACACAATTAATAATTTAATTAATTTGGGTTTAAATCCAATATATAACAATGAGATAATAAGCGATAAATTAAAAGATTTAAGTTTTGTTATAACTGGTAAATTATCTAAACCTAGAACTTATTTTGAAAAATTAATTACTAACAATGGTGGTCAAGTAATATCAAGTATTTCTTCTAATACTAAGTATTTATTGGCTGGCGATGATGCTGGATCTAAATTATCAAAAGCAAAAAAACTTTCTATCAATATTATTAATGAAGACGAATTAAATAAAATGCTTAATTAA
- a CDS encoding MAG0480 family ComEC-like protein, producing the protein MRRSIKNSWSGWKNLLIISRKNSYINSIFYSILSSFLLLIIILKINLIITISLFIVVCFINFINYRFWILLFLFFSILFLALVIYNLFFLQHQNTIVNGNYELIKNTSKTLIFKHKNIYFQIYNKKEQFEINQNIEFKNIFYIKGILQKIKNTNLFNYRNQIFFKLNLIEIKFVGSYVNNDFIFHKNNIVKEYLNIIVLNKYTNSSNIYKKLFDLNIIHFFTISGFHFNLIYFFSSFVLKKIKIKQPYNELISILFLIIYLLIIGFKISAIRATLFIILIFLNKNFLNNKFNKISLLSISAFIMVIYNPYLFLSYSFILSYVITLIILITINLFKNFNFYIKSIFIILIAHFSSTLIIHTFQEKYNFFSIFIQILISPFISINFILSIFLFKTNKLIEKIIIYFDNFLSLLNKSSFYINFKVLDEICIFLHFGFIFLYKIKNLQLKS; encoded by the coding sequence TTGAGAAGAAGTATTAAAAATTCCTGGAGTGGGTGAAAAAACCTACTTATTATTAGTAGAAAAAATAGCTATATAAACTCTATATTTTATAGCATTTTATCTAGTTTTTTATTATTGATAATTATTCTAAAAATAAATCTAATTATTACAATTTCATTATTTATAGTTGTATGTTTTATAAATTTTATAAATTATAGATTTTGGATTCTTTTGTTTTTGTTTTTTTCTATTTTGTTTTTGGCTTTAGTTATTTATAATTTATTTTTTTTACAACATCAAAATACAATTGTCAACGGTAATTACGAATTAATTAAAAATACATCTAAAACTTTAATTTTCAAACACAAAAATATATACTTTCAAATATATAATAAAAAAGAACAATTTGAAATAAATCAAAATATAGAATTTAAAAATATTTTTTATATAAAAGGAATTTTACAAAAAATAAAAAACACTAATTTGTTTAATTATAGAAATCAAATATTTTTTAAATTAAATTTAATAGAAATTAAATTTGTCGGTAGTTATGTTAATAATGATTTTATTTTTCATAAAAATAATATAGTTAAAGAATATTTAAATATTATAGTTTTAAATAAATATACAAATAGCAGTAATATTTATAAAAAATTATTTGATCTAAATATTATTCATTTTTTTACTATTAGTGGTTTTCACTTTAATTTAATTTATTTTTTTAGCTCTTTTGTTTTGAAAAAAATAAAAATTAAACAGCCTTACAACGAATTAATATCTATTTTATTTTTAATAATTTATTTATTGATAATAGGATTTAAAATTAGTGCTATAAGAGCTACATTATTTATAATTTTAATTTTTTTAAACAAAAATTTTTTAAATAATAAATTTAATAAAATATCATTATTATCGATTAGTGCATTTATTATGGTTATATATAATCCATATTTATTTCTTTCTTATTCATTTATATTGTCGTATGTTATTACCTTAATAATACTTATTACTATAAATCTTTTTAAAAATTTCAATTTTTATATTAAATCTATATTTATTATATTAATAGCACATTTTTCATCAACATTAATAATCCACACTTTTCAAGAAAAATATAATTTTTTTTCTATATTCATTCAAATACTAATATCTCCTTTTATATCTATTAATTTTATTTTAAGTATCTTTTTATTTAAAACCAACAAATTAATAGAAAAAATAATTATTTATTTTGATAATTTTCTTTCTCTTTTAAATAAATCAAGTTTTTATATTAATTTTAAGGTTTTAGATGAAATATGTATATTTTTACACTTTGGTTTTATTTTTTTATATAAAATAAAAAACCTTCAACTAAAAAGTTAA
- a CDS encoding ATP-binding cassette domain-containing protein, which produces MQIKINKITKEYNKKLPTYIKVLDQVSVTINEGEAISIIGPTGSGKTTLIEHFNALLIPDSGSIQFCDVPYTKKMDKPKKPSFRNYNNDQDYKQDYQKYLNKLDDWKRIPKKERIEILYTDINVKKTRKKIKKIKSLRKQVGVVFQFAEYQLFESTIEKDIIFGPVSMGIKKDKAKKLAAKYIELVGLPLDYLNRSPFNLSGGQKRRVALAGILAMEPKFLVLDEPTAGLDPQGVEEMLQLFYNLYKNGTTIVIVTHDLDNALRWTNRTIFVKDGKIIKDGNTYEILNDNQFLIDNNLIPTKLLSYVEKLKQKGFKIDKVTSLEELANKINTQIKTKKGQNNE; this is translated from the coding sequence ATGCAAATTAAAATAAATAAAATAACCAAAGAATATAATAAAAAATTGCCAACTTATATAAAAGTATTGGATCAAGTAAGCGTAACTATAAATGAAGGAGAAGCTATATCAATAATAGGTCCTACCGGCTCAGGAAAAACAACTTTAATAGAACATTTTAATGCGTTATTAATTCCAGATTCAGGTTCTATTCAATTTTGTGATGTGCCCTATACAAAAAAAATGGATAAACCTAAAAAACCAAGTTTTAGAAATTATAATAATGACCAAGACTATAAGCAAGATTATCAAAAATACTTAAATAAATTAGATGATTGAAAAAGAATACCAAAAAAAGAAAGAATTGAAATATTATATACTGATATCAATGTAAAAAAAACTAGAAAAAAGATAAAAAAAATTAAATCTTTAAGAAAACAAGTTGGAGTAGTATTTCAATTTGCAGAATATCAACTTTTTGAGTCTACTATAGAAAAAGATATTATTTTTGGTCCTGTTTCAATGGGGATTAAAAAAGATAAAGCAAAAAAATTAGCTGCAAAATACATAGAATTAGTAGGTTTACCGTTAGATTATTTAAATCGTAGCCCATTTAATTTATCAGGAGGCCAAAAAAGACGTGTAGCTCTAGCTGGTATATTAGCTATGGAACCTAAATTTTTAGTTTTAGATGAGCCTACTGCAGGCCTTGACCCTCAAGGAGTTGAGGAAATGCTTCAACTATTTTATAATTTATATAAGAATGGAACTACTATAGTAATTGTTACTCATGATCTTGATAACGCATTGAGATGAACAAATAGAACAATATTTGTTAAAGACGGAAAAATAATTAAAGATGGAAATACCTACGAGATTCTAAATGATAATCAATTTTTAATTGATAACAATTTAATACCCACAAAATTATTATCATATGTAGAAAAATTAAAACAAAAAGGTTTTAAAATTGATAAAGTGACTAGTCTCGAAGAATTAGCTAACAAGATTAATACGCAAATAAAAACTAAGAAAGGACAAAATAATGAATAA
- a CDS encoding MAG0490 family ComEA-like DNA-binding protein, with protein sequence MKIKFNKKKVFLGLGLFLFSSIIIIGGIIVKTQIYNKIKSNKTLNTKNEYITISIGGAVKYPGDYCLKVGSTFNDIFRESILLSGAYLNNIDKNLQLENNQKIFIPFNSNKKLTISDIRNADILINIGIKPNIANKIFNYISKNNILNWEEVLKIPGVGEKTYLLLVEKIAI encoded by the coding sequence ATGAAAATAAAATTTAATAAAAAGAAAGTTTTTTTAGGATTAGGGTTATTTTTATTTTCTTCAATTATTATAATTGGGGGAATTATTGTTAAAACTCAAATATACAATAAAATTAAATCAAATAAAACTTTAAATACAAAAAATGAATATATAACTATAAGCATTGGAGGAGCAGTAAAATATCCCGGAGATTATTGCTTGAAAGTAGGGTCTACTTTTAACGATATTTTTAGAGAATCTATTCTATTGTCTGGGGCATATTTAAATAATATTGATAAAAATTTACAATTAGAAAATAATCAAAAAATCTTTATACCATTTAACAGTAATAAAAAATTGACAATTTCAGATATTAGAAATGCTGATATATTAATAAATATAGGAATAAAACCCAATATAGCAAATAAGATTTTTAATTACATAAGCAAAAATAATATTTTAAATTGAGAAGAAGTATTAAAAATTCCTGGAGTGGGTGAAAAAACCTACTTATTATTAGTAGAAAAAATAGCTATATAA
- a CDS encoding energy-coupling factor transporter transmembrane component T family protein, with translation MNKSIIGKYLNINTPIHRLDPRLKFLANILFIVLFFLAEHYLTLSILVIFSMILYVIATRSFKSLFQKLKLPLYIAIFLLLVNMLTIKGAVMYNKVDEYIPLASEANADAYVIYRGKLIVNVSYFAPYNDINSVFQLTLFTIHRTVTIFLRIYGVILITTILTVTTKPVLLTRAINDLLYPLKLIKIPTEIITMIISIALRFIPTLLEESSRIMKAQSSRGIDFKNGSFRDKTKSFIVLMIPLFVSSFNKANDLADAMTSRGYEPYSKRTHYRILMPNWRDVLSTLILVGLTILIIVSKIDQVNLPNWWLVTFQRV, from the coding sequence ATGAATAAATCAATTATTGGTAAATATTTAAACATTAATACGCCTATTCATAGATTAGATCCGCGTTTAAAATTTTTAGCTAATATCTTATTTATAGTTCTTTTCTTTTTGGCTGAGCACTATTTAACTTTGTCAATTCTTGTAATTTTTTCAATGATTCTTTATGTTATTGCAACTAGATCTTTTAAATCTTTATTTCAAAAATTAAAATTACCTCTTTATATAGCTATATTTTTATTGCTAGTAAACATGTTAACAATAAAAGGCGCTGTTATGTATAACAAAGTAGACGAATATATTCCCTTAGCATCTGAAGCTAATGCTGATGCATATGTTATATATAGAGGAAAATTGATTGTAAATGTTTCATATTTTGCTCCATACAATGATATAAATTCAGTTTTTCAATTAACTTTATTTACAATACACCGAACTGTAACTATTTTTTTAAGAATTTACGGAGTAATTTTAATTACAACAATTTTGACAGTAACAACAAAACCTGTTTTATTAACTAGAGCTATAAATGATTTATTATATCCATTGAAATTAATTAAGATACCAACCGAAATAATAACTATGATTATATCTATAGCTCTAAGATTTATACCAACTCTTTTGGAAGAATCAAGCAGAATAATGAAAGCTCAATCAAGTCGTGGTATTGATTTTAAAAATGGAAGTTTTAGAGATAAAACAAAGTCATTTATTGTTTTAATGATTCCATTGTTTGTTTCTTCATTTAATAAGGCTAATGATTTGGCGGATGCTATGACTTCTAGAGGATATGAGCCATATTCTAAAAGAACCCATTACCGTATTTTAATGCCCAATTGAAGAGATGTGCTGTCAACACTTATTTTGGTAGGATTGACAATATTAATAATAGTAAGTAAAATTGATCAGGTTAATTTACCAAATTGATGATTAGTTACATTTCAAAGGGTATAA